The Aspergillus flavus chromosome 6, complete sequence nucleotide sequence GGACACGCCCGTCGATTACGACACCGGCCGCGTTGAGGGCTTGAGCACGCAGAGTCATGAGACCGCCGTAGACAGCATTGAcatgaggaagaggctgaGAGATGAAGACTACAGCGCCTTCGGGGATTTTGTCGATCTAAGAAGTGGTTAGTACTGTTCACAGACTTTACTAGAAGATGGTGGTTATGTACATAGTTGCCCTGCACTTTCGGGGACGAAACGTCTGACTTGGGGACAAACTTGACGGTCATTGCTTGGCCGACGATCTTGGTCTCCCCGGCTTGGAATTGTGGGGAGTACATGGTCAGACCTTCAAGGAAACCGCCATTGGGGTACTTGAGCTTTGATAGGCCATCGGCAACCTGGTAGACCTTATTAGCTATGTTTGTTTGATCTGAGGCAGCGAACTTGAAACATTATAATGAAATGTAATCTTCGTTGTGATCTAGAAAGTGTATACTCACATCGCAGGCACCCCACTGCTGCAGACGCGCGATGATATCTTTCGGGTCGGATGACATGGTAACGTGCTGGATTGTCAGGCAATTCAACCAATTAATTTATTCAGATCTAAGTGAGTCTG carries:
- a CDS encoding ribonuclease E inhibitor RraA/Dimethylmenaquinone methyltransferase; this encodes MSSDPKDIIARLQQWGACDVADGLSKLKYPNGGFLEGLTMYSPQFQAGETKIVGQAMTVKFVPKSDVSSPKVQGNYIDKIPEGAVVFISQPLPHVNAVYGGLMTLRAQALNAAGVVIDGRVRDLNEHRALNFPLFAKSVGTTAGGEVCRPSEVNVPVRLNSENQDAWINPGDYIIADLNGVVRLPQELAEQVLDAIPAIADADAKCAEAIKAGRSVEDAFREFRGR